One segment of Anopheles stephensi strain Indian chromosome 3, UCI_ANSTEP_V1.0, whole genome shotgun sequence DNA contains the following:
- the LOC118511523 gene encoding protein tamozhennic, with translation MAYSSADTHDALWKQILENHWKYVESEESMLKIELRHDLEDLIEKRLGKVPPNEKFYLDDTRYAFDSSVAHLDDFSAYKASIGFEAISQYANNLFVKPWRKEYKVIKMYSGFYQHEIAANLVNAEKLFQAMGYQLMPNKTLVLDGPICPDQVMNVARDAITAYVECQMMKRIYSELTSLRLSIDWIDIYNFRSYHAADVMQTVKQMALSIQEKHHKKQQAKLRGILWKAVVN, from the exons ATGGCCTACAGCTCGGCCGACACGCACGACGCGCTGTGGAAGCAAATATTGGAAAACCACTGGAAGTATGTCGAGTCCGAGGAATCGATGCTAAAGATCGAACTGCGGCACGACCTAGAAG ATCTGATAGAAAAACGTTTGGGAAAGGTGCCACCGAATGAGAAATTTTATCTCGACGACACAAGATACGCTTTCGATAG CTCGGTCGCACATCTGGATGATTTTTCGGCCTATAAAGCATCGATCGGATTTGAGGCAATCAGCCAATACGCTAACAATCTGTTCGTGAAACCATGGCGAAAGGAATATAAAGTGATAAAG ATGTACTCTGGATTCTACCAGCATGAAATAGCGGCCAATCTGGTAAATGCGGAAAAATTATTTCAAGCCATGGGCTATCAGCTGATGCCGAACAAAACACTCGTGCTGGACGGTCCGATCTGTCCGGATCAAGTGATGAATGTTGCGCGAGACGCGATTACAGCGTACGTGGAGTGTCAG ATGATGAAACGAATTTACAGTGAGCTTACTTCGCTGCGGCTATCGATAGATTGGATTGATATTTACAACTTCAGAAGCTACCACGCTG CTGATGTAATGCAAACAGTGAAGCAAATGGCTCTGTCTATACAAGAAAAGCATCACAAAAAACAGCAAGCCAAATTAAGAGGTATACTATGGAAAGCCGTAGTCAATTAG
- the LOC118511518 gene encoding uncharacterized protein LOC118511518, with product MEVKMQHRTRAHMFQIQVKALIKTLKCLQSDDKYQALLFLISAIKLYVKFLYNDCQERLCKPAILRELNNIENVIVVNLLKSRSAPASGSSLSVATGHTTVSSYGDDIVGKSCLDIDTSTSVRCTDVSLGSDGLLLMHPHRTTTTPGLAPLVPWDLRGKLLRGNLFDGLPLTGSTSLGTELISKGGSLLKTGQRVASGNRWLGNVRMNRALVRMIANHDFKLLFNMFEQSIFPAWKIYKNERIFVRKRPALTTVTVRTSLPAICYGSGSSHSPPATYIKKEEFDFDPPYSITDDHSFEELKDEDDEDLLLMKEDDSIDNSNEIFSEEESSTNNTSLMLSSDTNTLDTNDSSMVSHERNKEQVYQCLLCDKSYRKRKSLVIHFSHHPGFCPDCGKQRGVTSEEIVEHNRIYHKNRPHICEHCGETFTRNQQYQIHVQGHFISKDRVAEQNCKKTHKYSCKTCGIVFNNQKYLEKHIQKTNHQAEGLVCDICGAIFSNSIKLSQHVSRTHHTVFPPKATLERSMLLQGTSVTDKAFTCEQCGASFLSQPSLREHIKLSHSVPENKFECNICNKLFAAKRSLKRHKLCHSDERAFRCTVENCKESYKNQSHLARHMKTAHHIDPPSKRLQKAKAAAAAAASSATANTGSTASLVDPSSTSGDFIAHGDGAPLMGGGGSCDSLKGMGSTLKKSLGSSEKSLGDSSTNFSDNLSSFNYEFSDATTAGTSTPALAATLSTGGDGGPALLTGNRTSALTCAVSGPQAGAFNDPVIGFGAKHQQQQPQHQQQHLGAWQNLEFASATTHRSAAMPGGVGGMQPLPDPLATTGSFMEGGGHHHPQHMQNHHHNMQQQQQQQQPPHHHGPPGSIANQMIGTGSNFMTTGSSLPASARRFPLPEASFICEHCDETNFINAQQYQLHVQDHFAAKEGKDHPSKKLLRLICKTCNLVFATGAQLDRHIQKTNHHTESIACEICSAIFNSNLKVYQHMLKCHKNDVWFACEQCSKVFILKQDYDKHQLVHQTVTDRSIICEHCASSFLTQEALKEHIKIAHSMDKKYKCNICNKLFAARRSLKRHKLCHEEEAAFRCPVDGCKEAFRTAANLAKHKKMAHPATGLVASAGLNVMAHDPIVDKGGAGLGMPSGVKMLPGTPNVGPGVGGGVTMKGMEKVALHHPEAPGVTMSPSGSSQTMGGQLGANPMMGMNTGPSAMKTDGRSSAGGMMVVPPSRTSSAGSSAGMGGINNGSGGANIPYNPYDAGGMNYNSVLGPPGVGAGGPHHTHHHHHHHLQQQQQQQQQQQQQAQLVQQHHPQAHSHHHAQSQFVGMGGNPGSSSGLHYAARGGGNGPVSQTAEQQSMAYRMGEPAASGSAPTAATNSPNIPYGYSQLNSAFDWQGMEMGTAANAEPGLISGSPGGQPQGGAPGSSGTMKSANSNKYYNAMHEAASGGGGGAAAPSSAVGGTASTGFLSPQQLQHQSPHHSQHMQQHHAQQSQLQQQQQQHLPHHSHHGQVGVGGGLPNKPVPDQHTSHQQQQQQQQQHLMSMNSQEMMGYQDMWNANMMKMDFQDEGSSANTASGGAYSSLGNILNNLEMMGGSNSTFEQQQQQQQTQQQQQGYDMISTPRTSADAHPQSQRVQSAQSPALTPQQVQHHQHHHQQQQQLHQQQQAHAKGSHFHKQPQQQHPAHGHAAAQMLPAGVEQSQMVNQHHHQHQQQQYFPDHHGAHQQQQQQQQQQIGAPPLGTMPHSKSLDHYQDANSAAAAAAAAASAASMYGMNVYMQRHSIDQPYHYTIATPYGGGQAGAVTSAMQQPAYEGGPLDGMLACGGGVAGGVGSSAGVSCGSNNHPYNNVPGSSGGGGGGGGRYPPMPYATNANFPMGMPPGPMFMNGGGQLKHHQNGMVEGCGPGYRHATMSMGYPSYRNGGMMPPGSYYHQPPMDQSSLYGGTSIATQTAGYGGSAAQPGASILSSKKKMHDDYDIVSSGMRRSNDATLRSGGGGCAKKLDRYHKNSELLIDYESDMLPEALAERSLKEQQQHHHHHHYLHHQTSRNSRQSDFDSYEEEQLQREQEQSSSNAARRISSKNQDGIGCYETWNYVYQNLEKQGYTKDLGERGDFLVDELGDDADGRMMEDEEEEEQEQEDVIRRSRRRADMLVDDVHHSSRREATNNASTSTTLRRNHNEKLKAMKPKAADKVDGIVRQAGGGVSGTRQPGSATETRTRHERHASSGSAVTSASTMVQKVAKMSLSTTPTDDLLGLEQNGCKPDATSTSRRNSVTSKKPITPQGSGSSSSTGAGPMAAKETKNNSTSTGILVHNHHQHGAMSSGVYQGGGNAKKKTATFDTGAVTIINPSPTGGSPGAAGAEWNCNFCTYLNPDVKRICDMCSKSRDFRLDGTTSTTSSAAAATSNGTTATCV from the exons ATGGAAGTGAAAATGCAGCACCGGACACGGGCACACATGTTCCAGATACAG GTCAAAGCGCTGATCAAGACGCTGAAATGTCTGCAGTCAGACGATAAATACCAGGCGCTACTGTTTCTGATCTCGGCCATCAAGCTGTACGTGAAGTTTCTGTACAACGACTGTCAGGAGCGGCTCTGCAAGCCCGCAATACTCCGGGAGTTGAACAATATCGAAAATGTGATTGTGGTGAACCTGCTAAAATCGCGTAGTGCACCCGCGTCGGGTTCGTCGCTGTCAGTTGCTACCGGCCACACAACCGTCTCCTCGTACGGTGATGACATTGTGGGCAAATCCTGTCTCGACATTGACACCAGCACCAGCGTCCGGTGTACGGACGTGTCGCTCGGTAGCGATGGTTTGCTGTTGATGCACCCGCACCGAACTACCACCACCCCCGGATTAGCCCCACTCGTTCCCTGGGATCTGCGGGGGAAGCTACTGCGCGGAAATCTATTCGACGGGCTGCCACTGACCGGAAGCACCAGCCTGGGCACGGAACTGATCAGCAAGGGTGGTTCGCTGCTAAAGACGGGACAGCGCGTCGCGTCCGGGAACCGTTGGTTGGGGAACGTGCGTATGAATCGTGCGCTGGTGCGTATGATCGCCAATCACGACTTTAAGCTGCTGTTCAACATGTTCGAGCAAAGCATCTTTCCGGCGtggaaaatttacaaaaacgAACGAATATTCGTGCGGAAACGGCCCGCCCTAACGACGGTAACGGTACGCACCTCGCTTCCCGCCATTTGTTACGGCAGCGGCTCGTCCCATTCGCCACCGGCCACGTACATCAAGAAGGAGGAGTTCGATTTCGATCCGCCGTACTCGATCACGGACGACCATAGCTTCGAGGAGCTGAAGGACGAGGATGATGAGGATCTGTTGCTGATGAAGGAGGACGATTCGATAGACAATTCGAACGAAATCTTCTCGGAGGAGGAATCTTCGACGAACAACACCTCGCTGATGCTGTCGTCCGATACGAACACGCTGGACACGAACGATTCGAGTATGGTTTCGCACGAGCGCAACAAGGAGCAGGTGTACCAGTGCTTACTATGTGATAAAAG CTATAGGAAACGCAAATCTCTTGTCATCCACTTTAGCCACCATCCGGGCTTCTGTCCCGATTGTGGCAAACAGCGAGGAGTAACTTCCGAG GAAATCGTTGAGCACAATCGAATCTATCACAAAAACCGGCCTCACATATGCGAACACTGCGGGGAAACCTTCACACGGAATCAACAGTATCAGATACACGTCCAGGGACATTTTATAAGCAAGGATAGAGTAGCGGAGCAAAATTGTAAAA AAACTCACAAGTACAGCTGTAAAACATGCGGtatcgtgtttaacaatcagaAATATCTCGAAAAGCACATCCAGAAAACCAACCACCAGGCGGAAGGTTTGGTGTGCGACATTTGTGGTGCAATATTTTCCAACAGTATCAAACTCAGTCAGCACGTCAGTCGCACTCATCACACCG TGTTTCCACCGAAAGCTACCTTAGAAAGGAGTATGCTTCTGCAGGGAACCAGCGTCACGGATAAAGCGTTCACCTGCGAACAGTGTGGTGCATCGTTTCTCTCCCAGCCCTCACTACGGGAACACATCAAACTGTCACATTCCGTTCCG GAAAACAAGTTCGAGTGCAATATTTGCAACAAACTGTTCGCCGCCAAACGGTCCCTCAAACGCCATAAACTTTGCCATTCGGACGAGCGCGCCTTCCGCTGTACGGTGGAAAATTGCAAGGAATCGTACAAAAATCAATCGCACCTTGCCCGCCACATGAAAACGGCCCACCACATTGATCCGCCCTCGAAACGGTTGCAGAAGGCGAAAGCGGCAGCTGCGGCGGCCGCATCGTCGGCGACGGCCAACACCGGTTCGACCGCTTCGTTAGTCGATCCGAGCTCGACCAGCGGAGACTTTATCGCGCACGGTGACGGTGCACCGCTGATGGGTGGCGGCGGATCGTGCGATTCGCTGAAGGGAATGGGCAGCACGTTGAAGAAATCGCTTGGAAGTAGCGAAAAATCGCTCGGCGACAGTAGCACCAACTTCAGCGATAATCTCTCCTCGTTTAATTACGAGTTTTCCGACGCGACCACGGCAGGAACGTCGACGCCAGCGCTGGCCGCTACGTTGAGTACGGGTGGCGACGGAGGGCCCGCTCTGCTAACGGGCAATCGTACGTCAGCGCTAACTTGCGCCGTAAGTGGACCGCAAGCTGGTGCGTTTAATGATCCCGTGATTGGATTTGGTGCgaagcaccagcaacaacaaccgcaacatcagcaacaacacctCGGTGCATGGCAGAATCTCGAGTTTGCGTCAGCGACAACGCATCGATCGGCAGCAATGCCGGGCGGTGTCGGTGGCATGCAACCGCTGCCGGACCCACTGGCAACGACCGGTAGCTTTATGGAGGGTGGTGGCCACCACCATCCACAACACATGCAAAACCACCATCACaacatgcagcagcagcagcagcagcagcaaccgcccCACCATCACGGACCACCGGGCTCGATCGCGAATCAGATGATCGGGACGGGGAGCAATTTTATGACCACTGGAAGCAGCTTACCGGCCAGCGCGAGGAGATTCCCT CTTCCCGAGGCTAGCTTCATCTGCGAACACTGTGACGAAACCAACTTCATCAACGCGCAACAGTACCAGCTGCACGTACAGGACCACTTCGCCGCCAAGGAGGGTAAAGATCACCCGAGCAAAA AGCTGCTACGGTTGATCTGTAAAACATGCAATCTGGTGTTTGCCACTGGAGCACAGCTCGATCGGCACATACAGAAAACGAACCACCACACCGAAAGCATCGCGTGTGAAATATGTAGTGCAATATTTAACTCCAACCTCAAGGTTTACCAGCACATGTTAAAGTGTCACAAGAACG ATGTTTGGTTTGCTTGTGAACAATGCTCAAAGGTTTTCATATTGAAACAGGACTATGATAAGCATCAGCTAGTGCACCAGACGGTtacggatcgatcgatcatctGCGAGCACTGTGCATCGTCCTTCCTGACCCAGGAAGCGCTAAAGGAACATATCAAAATTGCCCATTCGATG GATAAGAAATACAAATGCAACATTTGCAACAAGCTGTTCGCCGCCCGTCGATCACTCAAACGCCATAAACTGTGCCACGAGGAGGAGGCCGCCTTCCGGTGTCCGGTCGACGGCTGCAAGGAAGCGTTCCGCACGGCAGCCAACCTGGCCAAGCACAAAAAGATGGCCCACCCGGCGACAGGACTGGTCGCTTCGGCGGGCCTAAATGTGATGGCGCACGATCCGATCGTCGATAAGGGTGGTGCGGGGCTTGGGATGCCTTCCGGCGTTAAAATGCTGCCAGGCACGCCGAACGTTGGACCGGGCGTTGGGGGTGGTGTGACGATGAAGGGTATGGAGAAAGTGGCGTTACACCATCCGGAAGCGCCCGGTGTGACAATGTCACCCTCGGGCAGCAGCCAGACGATGGGCGGTCAGCTGGGTGCGAATCCGATGATGGGAATGAATACTGGACCTTCGGCGATGAAGACGGACGGACGATCGTCCGCTGGCGGTATGATGGTGGTGCCGCCGTCCCGCACAAGCAGCGCAGGCAGTAGCGCCGGCATGGGTGGCATTAATAACGGGAGCGGTGGGGCTAACATCCCGTACAATCCGTACGACGCCGGAGGAATGAACTACAACAGTGTGCTGGGACCGCCTGGGGTCGGGGCGGGTGGACCTCACCAtacccatcaccatcatcaccatcaccttcaacagcagcagcagcagcagcagcagcaacagcaacaagctCAGCTTGTGCAGCAACATCATCCGCAGGCTCACTCGCATCACCATGCGCAATCTCAGTTCGTCGGAATGGGAGGCAATCCGGGCAGCTCCTCGGGCCTGCATTACGCAGCGCGCGGCGGAGGTAACGGACCCGTCAGTCAGACTGCGGAACAGCAGTCTATGGCGTACCGCATGGGCGAACCAGCTGCTTCCGGGTCCgccccaacagcagcaacaaactcCCCCAACATTCCGTACGGCTACAGTCAGCTGAACAGTGCGTTCGATTGGCAGGGTATGGAGATGGGCACGGCGGCCAATGCCGAACCGGGCCTAATAAGTGGGTCACCCGGTGGGCAACCGCAGGGTGGTGCGCCTGGCAGTTCCGGTACCATGAAGAGTGCAAATAGCAATAAATATTACAACGCAATGCATGAAGctgctagtggtggtggtggtggagcggCCGCCCCGTCGTCAGCGGTTGGCGGTACCGCATCGACCGGCTTTCTTTCGCCTCAGCAGCTGCAACATCAATCTCCCCATCACTCACAACACATGCAGCAGCATCATGCACAGCAAAGtcagcttcagcagcagcagcagcaacatcttccacatcatTCGCATCATGGAcaggttggtgttggtggtgggctACCGAACAAACCTGTTCCGGACCAGCATACctcccatcagcagcagcagcaacagcagcaacaacacctgATGAGTATGAACAGTCAGGAAATGATGGGCTACCAG GACATGTGGAACGCGAATATGATGAAAATGGACTTCCAAGATGAAGGAAGCAGTGCAAACACGGCAAGCGGCGGTGCTTACAGCAGCTTAGGAAATATTCTTAACAATCTGGAAATGATGGGCGGTAGCAATAGTActttcgagcagcagcagcaacagcagcaaactcagcagcaacagcaaggcTATGACATGATATCCACTCCGCGTACAAGCGCTGACGCTCATCCACAGTCACAGAGAGTACAGTCCGCTCAATCGCCCGCCTTGACACCGCAGCAAGTAcaacaccatcagcatcatcaccagcagcagcagcaattacaccagcagcaacaagcacACGCGAAAGGAAGCCACTTCCACAAGCAGCCTCAGCAGCAACATCCTGCGCACGGACACGCCGCCGCACAAATGCTACCGGCCGGTGTGGAGCAGAGCCAGATGGTgaaccaacaccaccatcagcatcaacagcagcaatacTTTCCCGATCATCACGGTgcgcatcagcagcagcag cagcagcagcagcagcaaattggTGCGCCACCTCTGGGAACGATGCCCCATTCGAAATCGCTCGATCACTATCAGGACGCGAACAGTGCGgccgcagctgctgcagctgctgcatcGGCCGCCAGCATGTACGGCATGAACGTTTACATGCAGCGTCACTCCATCGATCAGCCCTATCACTACACGATCGCAACGCCGTACGGTGGTGGGCAGGCTGGCGCCGTTACGTCGGCCATGCAACAGCCAGCGTACGAGGGCGGACCGCTCGATGGAATGCTGGCGTGTGGTGGGGGAGTGGCCGGCGGTGTAGGCAGTAGTGCCGGTGTAAGTTGCGGCAGTAACAATCATCCTTATAATAATGTTCCaggcagcagcggcggcggcggcggcggcggcggtcgCTATCCACCGATGCCGTACGCAACCAACGCCAACTTTCCGATGGGCATGCCACCCGGACCGATGTTTATGAATGGTGGTGGTCAGCTGAAACATCACCAGAACGGGATGGTGGAAGGATGTGGACCGGGGTACCGGCATGCAACCATGAGCATGGGCTATCCTTCCTATCGGAACGGTGGTATGATGCCGCCGGGTTCCTACTACCATCAACCGCCGATGGATCAATCATCGCTCTACGGCGGTACGTCGATAGCAACGCAAACGGCCGGCTATGGAGGATCGGCCGCCCAACCGGGTGCATCGATACtaagcagcaagaaaaaaatgcacgATGATTACGATATCGTGTCGAGCGGTATGCGCCGGAGCAACGATGCAACGTTGCGGTCCGGTGGCGGTGGATGTGCCAAAAAGCTGGACCGTTATCACAAAAATTCGGAGCTGCTGATCGATTACGAGAGCGACATGCTGCCGGAAGCGTTGGCCGAACGGAGTCTgaaagagcagcagcagcatcatcaccaccatcactatTTGCACCATCAGACGTCCCGCAACTCGAGGCAATCGGATTTCGATAGCTACGAGGAGGAGCAGCTACAGCGGGAACAGGAGCAAAGTAGCAGCAATGCAGCGCGACGCATTTCGAGCAAAAATCAGGACGGCATCGGATGCTACGAAACGTGGAACTACGTGTATCAAAATTTGGAAAAGCAAGGCTACACGAAGGATCTGGGCGAGAGGGGTGACTTTTTGGTGGATGAGTTGGGCGACGACGCCGATGGCAGGATGAtggaggacgaggaggaggaggagcaggagCAAGAGGATGTCATTCGACGATCGAGGCGTCGGGCGGACATGCTGGTGGATGATGTGCATCACTCGAGCAGGCGAGAAGCGACCAACAACGCGTCCACCAGCACGACGCTGCGCCGCAATCACAACGAGAAGTTAAAAGCGATGAAACCGAAAGCCGCCGACAAGGTGGACGGTATAGTCCGGCAGGCTGGTGGCGGTGTTTCCGGCACCCGACAGCCGGGTTCCGCAACCGAAACCCGTACCCGGCACGAACGGCACGCGTCGTCCGGTTCGGCGGTAACGTCCGCCAGCACGATGGTGCAGAAGGTAGCGAAAATGTCACTGTCCACCACACCGACCGACGATCTGCTGGGGCTGGAGCAGAACGGATGCAAGCCCGATGCTACCAGCACCAGTCGACGGAATTCGGTGACGAGcaaaaaacccatcacacCTCAGGGTTCCGGCTCGTCGTCGTCCACCGGCGCGGGTCCGATGGCCGCgaaggaaacgaaaaacaacagtACGAGCACGGGCATTTTGGTTCacaaccatcatcagcacGGTGCGATGAGCAGTGGCGTTTACCAGGGCGGTGGCAatgcgaagaagaaaacggcCACATTCGATACCGGTGCGGTAACGATCATTAACCCGAGCCCGACTGGGGGCAGTCCCGGTGCTGCCGGTGCCGAATGGAATTGCAATTTCTGTACCTACCTAAACCCGGACGTCAAACGCATCTGTGATATGTGCTCCAAGAGCCGGGACTTCCGGCTCGACGGAACGACGTCGACGACCAGCAGCGCGGCCGCCGCCACCAGCAACGGCACAACGGCAACCTGTGTTTAA
- the LOC118511519 gene encoding ATP synthase subunit alpha, mitochondrial, with amino-acid sequence MSMISARLAASVARSLPRTATQVAKIAVPAVSVAARNFHVSTANRGAEISAILEERILGSAPKADLEETGRVLSIGDGIARVYGLKNIQADEMVEFSSGLKGMALNLEPDNVGVVVFGNDKLIKEGDIVKRTGAIVDVPVGDEILGRVVDALGNAIDGKGEIKTKQRFRVGIKAPGIIPRVSVREPMQTGIKAVDSLVPIGRGQRELIIGDRQTGKTALAIDTIINQKRFNDGQDESKKLYCIYVAIGQKRSTVAQIVKRLTDAGAMNYTIIVSATASDAAPLQYLAPYSGCAMGEYFRDNGKHALIIYDDLSKQAVAYRQMSLLLRRPPGREAYPGDVFYLHSRLLERAAKMSPTLGGGSLTALPVIETQAGDVSAYIPTNVISITDGQIFLETELFYKGIRPAINVGLSVSRVGSAAQTKAMKQVAGSMKLELAQYREVAAFAQFGSDLDAATQQLLNRGVRLTELLKQGQYVPMAIEEQVAVIYCGVRGYLDKMDPGKITKFEKEFLAHVKTNEKALLQQIASEGKISDDADAKLKSVVTSFMSTFSA; translated from the exons ATGTCGATGATTTCTGCCCGTCTGGCGGCCTCCGTGGCCCGCAGCCTGCCCAGAACCGCGACCCAG GTTGCTAAGATCGCCGTGCCGGCTGTTTCGGTTGCCGCTCGCAACTTCCACGTTTCCACTGCCAACCGTGGTGCCGAAATCTCGGCCATCCTCGAGGAGCGCATCCTCGGCTCAGCCCCGAAGGCTGACCTGGAGGAAACTGGCCGTGTGCTCAGCATCGGTGACGGTATTGCCCGTGTGTACGGTCTGAAGAACATCCAGGCCGATGAGATGGTGGAGTTCTCCTCCGGCCTTAAG gGTATGGCCCTTAACTTGGAGCCGGATAACGTCGGTGTGGTCGTGTTCGGTAACGACAAGCTGATCAAGGAAGGCGATATCGTCAAGCGTACCGGTGCCATCGTCGACGTGCCGGTCGGTGATGAAATCTTGGGCCGCGTCGTCGATGCCCTCGGTAACGCCATTGACGGTAAGGGTGAAATCAAGACGAAGCAGCGCTTCCGTGTCGGTATCAAGGCTCCGGGTATCATCCcgcgtgtgtctgtgcgcGAGCCCATGCAGACCGGTATTAAGGCCGTCGATTCGCTTGTGCCGATTGGTCGTGGCCAGCGTGAGCTGATCATTGGTGATCGTCAGACTGG CAAGACTGCTCTGGCCATCGACACCATCATCAACCAGAAGCGCTTCAACGACGGACAGGATGAGTCGAAGAAGCTGTACTGCATCTACGTCGCCATCGGTCAGAAGCGTTCCACCGTCGCCCAGATCGTGAAGCGTCTGACTGATGCCGGTGCGATGAACTACACCATCATCGTGTCCGCCACCGCTTCGGATGCCGCTCCGCTGCAGTACCTGGCGCCGTACTCGGGCTGTGCCATGGGTGAATACTTCCGTGACAACGGCAAGCACGCCCTGATCATCTACGACGATTTGTCGAAGCAGGCCGTCGCCTACCGTCAgatgtcgctgctgctgcgtcgTCCGCCAGGTCGCGAGGCCTACCCGGGTGATGTGTTCTATCTGCATTCGCGTCTGCTGGAGCGTGCGGCCAAGATGAGCCCGACGCTCGGAGGCGGTTCGCTCACTGCCCTGCCCGTCATCGAAACGCAGGCCGGTGATGTGTCCGCTTACATTCCAACCAACGTCATCTCGATCACAGACGGACAGATCTTCTTGGAGACGGAATTGTTCTACAAGGGTATCCGACCGGCCATTAACGTCGGTCTGTCCGTGTCGCGTGTCGGCTCCGCTGCCCAGACCAAGGCCATGAAGCAGGTCGCCGGTTCGATGAAGCTGGAGCTGGCCCAGTACCGTGAGGTCGCTGCGTTCGCCCAGTTCGGTTCGGATCTGGATGCCGCCACCCAGCAGCTGCTGAACCGTGGTGTGCGTCTGACTGAGCTGCTGAAGCAGGGTCAGTACGTGCCGATGGCCATCGAGGAGCAGGTCGCCGTCATCTACTGCGGTGTGCGCGGTTACCTGGACAAGATGGACCCGGGCAAGATTACCAAGTTCGAGAAGGAATTCCTGGCGCACGTCAAGACGAACGAGAAGGCGCTGCTGCAACAGATCGCCTCGGAGGGCAAGATCTCGGACGATGCCGACGCTAAGCTGAAGTCCGTCGTCACCAGCTTCATGTCCACCTTCTCCGCTTAA